A window of the Polypterus senegalus isolate Bchr_013 chromosome 4, ASM1683550v1, whole genome shotgun sequence genome harbors these coding sequences:
- the LOC120528401 gene encoding tripartite motif-containing protein 16-like, which yields MMCGVTEHNSHEKVELELEREGKQKQLAVTRSEIRRRLEEKEKKLRETRRTVEEMKISLKQKMEEHDKSFTVLIRCIKEAHKKLTEKIRKQDKRNVEKAKEVMEQLEKEIEELKRIEAELKELSDTKDHLHFLQTFSSCCVLPADGDSLSFTVKADFSSEDLLKELSGLKKSLEKISQWDILTWTPPGHEALIFTLRPPEPQSRQEFLQYFCPLTLDINTASRDLHLSEGNKKVSYDGTKAEYPDHPDRFDCYTQVLWREALTGTRCYWEVECSGNSMRIGVAYKGLSRKGKGRECGLGNNEKSWSLRWSHSQYSVHHNNQQTVISAPYSPTIGVYLDWPAGSLSFYSVSHTMTLLHRFNTSFTEPLYPGFWFGRNSSITISHLRPCDR from the exons aaacagctggcgGTGACACGGAGTGAAATTAGGAGGAGacttgaagagaaagagaagaaactgAGGGAAACGAGGAGGACAGTGgaggagatgaag ATCTCTCTGAAACAAAAGATGGAGGAACATGACAAAAGTTTCACTGTTCTGATTCGCTGCATTAAGGAAGCCCATAAGAAACTGACTGAGAAGATCAGAAAACAAGACAAGAGAAATGTGGAGAAGGCTAAAGAAGtcatggagcaactggagaaggagattgaggagctgaagaggatagaagctgagctgaaggagctttcggataccaaggaccatctccacttcctgcag ACTTTCTCATCTtgctgtgtccttcctgctgatggagactcaCTGAGCTTCACTGTTAAGGCTGACTTTTCTTCTGAGGACCTGCTaaaggagctgtcaggtctgaaaaagagtctggagaagatcagccagtgggaCATCCTGACATGGACTCCACCAG gCCATGAAGCTCTAATTTTCACCCTACggcctcctgaacctcagagcagacaagagtttttacaat atttctgtcccctcacactggacatcaacacggcaagCAGAGACCTACatctgtctgaagggaacaagaaggtgtCATATGATGGGACAAAAGctgaatatcctgatcatcctgacagatttgactgcTACACCCAAGTTCTGTggagagaggctctgactgggactcgctgttactgggaggtggagtgcagtggaaACTCCATGaggattggagtcgcatataaaggactgagcaggaaaggaaAGGGCAGGGAGTGTGGCCTTGGAAACAATGAGAAGTCCTGGAGTTTGCGGTGGTCTCATTCCCAGTACTCTGTGCATCACAATAACCAGCAGACTGTAATCAGTGCCCCCTACAGCCCcacaataggtgtgtatctggactggcctgctggctctctgtcattttatagtgtctcacacacaatgaccctcctgcacaggtttaacacctccttcactgagcccctctatccagggttttggTTTGGTCGTAACTCCAGTATAACAATCAGCCATCTGAGACCATGTGACCGCTGA